One stretch of Roseimicrobium sp. ORNL1 DNA includes these proteins:
- a CDS encoding Hsp33 family molecular chaperone HslO produces the protein MSEDSNASVLEVRTYFVRGRNALVARADFEPLYIDYYLHRADHGLQYTNEQDAMLKDALAGLTLHLASRPQDENCGWTMNFQKPAINLFVTGNTRPGQIAGRVFTEDVRDMGANIFSAQTTRIGHTAQQSLVQVEGNQILPCVEQYYQQSEQRLARFFRNTEEDIVMISSQPDCDEAWLAALTEEDVRTIDQKETLSLLETRRYIWKCGCTVERLYPILAKLSPEALKEAFGDDEVMTVQCPRCGARYRAAKEQFEAWQAKAS, from the coding sequence ATGTCCGAAGACTCCAACGCCTCCGTTCTCGAAGTCCGCACCTATTTCGTGCGCGGGCGCAATGCGCTCGTGGCGCGGGCGGATTTTGAACCGTTGTACATCGACTACTACCTGCACCGCGCAGACCACGGTCTGCAATACACCAATGAGCAGGACGCCATGCTGAAGGACGCACTGGCGGGGCTCACGCTGCACCTCGCCTCCCGTCCCCAGGACGAGAACTGCGGGTGGACCATGAATTTCCAGAAGCCTGCGATCAATCTCTTCGTCACCGGCAACACACGCCCCGGGCAAATCGCCGGCCGCGTCTTCACCGAGGACGTGCGCGACATGGGCGCGAACATCTTCAGCGCCCAGACCACCCGCATCGGTCACACCGCACAGCAGAGCCTCGTGCAGGTGGAGGGGAATCAAATCCTTCCCTGCGTGGAGCAGTACTACCAGCAGAGCGAGCAGCGCCTCGCCCGCTTCTTCCGCAACACCGAAGAGGACATCGTCATGATTTCCTCCCAACCTGATTGCGACGAAGCCTGGCTCGCCGCCCTCACCGAGGAAGACGTGCGCACCATCGACCAGAAGGAAACGCTCAGTCTCCTGGAGACACGGCGCTACATCTGGAAGTGCGGCTGCACCGTGGAGCGCCTCTACCCCATCCTCGCCAAGCTCAGTCCGGAAGCGCTGAAGGAAGCCTTCGGCGACGATGAAGTCATGACCGTGCAGTGCCCCCGCTGCGGCGCCCGTTACCGCGCTGCGAAGGAGCAGTTCGAGGCGTGGCAGGCGAAGGCGTCCTAG
- a CDS encoding MOSC domain-containing protein, with translation MKFVSRIEAMAGRGLAGDRYALGMGSYSKSKGVRDVTLIEIEALWDFFHASGIDLHPSLTRRNIVTEGVRLSELIGCSFSIGTVSLFGLRACPPCRHLARLVGIPEVLGGLAHSGGIYAQVVSDGIISVGDEVVSSSASPRDSNVHA, from the coding sequence ATGAAGTTCGTCTCAAGGATTGAAGCGATGGCGGGCAGGGGGCTGGCGGGTGACCGCTACGCTCTCGGTATGGGGTCATATTCCAAGTCCAAAGGAGTGCGTGACGTGACGCTGATCGAGATTGAGGCGTTGTGGGATTTCTTCCATGCATCGGGGATTGATCTTCACCCCAGCCTCACTCGCCGTAATATCGTCACTGAGGGGGTGAGGCTTTCCGAGTTGATAGGCTGTTCCTTCTCGATTGGCACGGTGTCCTTGTTTGGACTTCGTGCCTGCCCTCCATGCCGACATCTAGCCAGGCTGGTTGGCATTCCCGAGGTTCTTGGCGGCCTTGCTCATTCAGGAGGCATCTACGCGCAGGTAGTGAGCGATGGAATCATCAGCGTCGGCGATGAGGTGGTTTCATCCTCTGCTTCTCCCCGTGATTCCAACGTTCACGCCTGA
- a CDS encoding metallophosphoesterase — MPDPSCSVTTRRRWLGGVASLFTGSVLAAPTAGTTAAGAGGKAFRFVHMTDIHVQPERGAVEGLKQCLHSVNALPEAPDFCITGGDLIMDALEVGPDRLKQQWQIFDECIQTLEKPVYHTLGNHDVVGWSAKSVIMPGETDYGKKLFSDRYGQGRTYRSFDHQGWHFILLDSIGQDPVTRDYLGWVDEEQQAWLKADLEKAGTSTPIVVVTHVPFYSVWGQMNGDPRKGESPRGLVNNAHVLRKLFAPYQVKLVLSGHGHVLERIDFHGTSYIQGGAVCGMWWKGPVFGNPEGFGVVTCHPDGTFAYDYHGYGWKVVKA, encoded by the coding sequence ATGCCCGACCCTTCCTGCTCTGTCACCACCCGCCGCCGCTGGCTGGGTGGGGTTGCCTCCCTCTTCACGGGGAGCGTGCTCGCCGCACCAACTGCCGGGACGACGGCTGCGGGTGCTGGAGGCAAGGCCTTCCGCTTCGTCCACATGACGGACATCCACGTGCAGCCAGAGCGTGGTGCGGTGGAGGGGCTCAAGCAGTGTCTGCACTCGGTGAATGCGCTGCCTGAGGCGCCTGATTTCTGCATCACGGGCGGGGACTTGATCATGGATGCCCTGGAGGTGGGACCGGATCGGCTGAAGCAGCAGTGGCAGATCTTTGACGAGTGCATCCAGACGCTGGAGAAGCCGGTATATCATACCCTCGGGAATCATGATGTGGTGGGATGGTCTGCGAAGTCGGTCATCATGCCCGGCGAGACGGACTACGGGAAGAAGCTCTTCTCCGACCGCTACGGCCAGGGTCGCACGTACCGGAGCTTTGACCACCAGGGCTGGCATTTCATCCTGCTGGATTCCATCGGCCAGGATCCGGTGACGCGCGATTACCTCGGTTGGGTGGATGAGGAACAGCAGGCGTGGCTAAAGGCTGACCTGGAAAAGGCCGGCACGTCCACGCCCATCGTCGTGGTCACCCATGTGCCTTTCTACAGTGTGTGGGGACAGATGAATGGCGACCCGCGGAAGGGCGAAAGTCCGCGAGGTCTTGTGAACAACGCGCATGTGCTGCGCAAGCTCTTTGCCCCCTACCAAGTGAAGCTCGTCCTCAGCGGGCACGGCCATGTGCTGGAGCGCATCGACTTCCACGGCACCTCGTACATTCAGGGCGGGGCCGTGTGCGGCATGTGGTGGAAGGGCCCTGTCTTCGGTAATCCGGAGGGCTTCGGGGTCGTTACCTGCCATCCGGACGGAACTTTCGCCTACGATTACCACGGCTACGGGTGGAAGGTGGTAAAAGCATGA
- a CDS encoding glycosyltransferase family 2 protein — translation MSVVPASHLPKLCVVIPCYNEEESIPVLVEKLTPVLEAETGGSWAILFVDDGSRDSTASLIWALHEKDARYQGVRLSRNFGHQPAVWTGIQHARGECIGVIDCDLQDPPEVLMELYRKVVNEGFDVISGVRGKREECPWWLQLAYRTFYRVMNWLAEHDYTLDSGDFCVVNRRAHEALKRLGEATPVHRGLRSWVGFKQSTVSYQRPPRLHGQSKYNLRRLTVLAMNNLVNFSTAPLRLATFVGLFMGVITLFAAGLFLANRVFPSFSLFGYYVGENAGTATLVLYLSFIASALFFCIGILGEYLAVVVKEVKKRPVAVVAEVTEENSNRG, via the coding sequence ATGAGCGTTGTCCCCGCCTCCCATCTCCCCAAGCTCTGCGTCGTCATTCCCTGCTACAACGAGGAGGAATCCATTCCTGTGCTCGTGGAGAAACTGACGCCGGTGCTTGAGGCGGAGACGGGCGGCTCATGGGCCATCCTCTTTGTGGACGATGGCAGTCGGGACTCGACGGCCAGTCTCATTTGGGCTTTGCATGAAAAGGATGCCCGGTATCAGGGCGTGCGCCTGAGCCGGAATTTCGGCCACCAGCCCGCGGTATGGACCGGCATTCAGCATGCGCGAGGTGAGTGCATTGGTGTCATTGATTGTGACCTGCAGGACCCTCCGGAGGTGCTCATGGAGCTTTATCGCAAGGTGGTGAACGAAGGCTTCGACGTGATCTCGGGCGTGCGTGGCAAACGTGAGGAATGCCCCTGGTGGCTGCAACTCGCGTACCGCACCTTCTATCGCGTCATGAACTGGCTCGCCGAGCATGACTACACGCTGGACAGCGGCGACTTCTGCGTGGTGAACCGTCGCGCGCATGAAGCGCTCAAGCGTCTGGGCGAAGCGACCCCCGTGCATCGTGGTTTGCGCTCGTGGGTGGGCTTCAAGCAAAGCACGGTGAGCTACCAGCGCCCGCCGCGTCTTCATGGCCAGAGCAAGTACAACCTGCGCCGCCTCACGGTGCTGGCCATGAACAACCTGGTGAACTTCAGCACGGCACCGCTCCGGCTGGCGACCTTTGTGGGTCTGTTCATGGGCGTGATCACGCTCTTCGCCGCCGGCCTGTTCCTCGCGAACCGTGTGTTTCCCTCCTTCTCGCTTTTTGGATACTATGTCGGTGAGAACGCCGGTACCGCGACCCTGGTGCTGTACCTGTCCTTCATCGCCAGCGCCCTGTTCTTCTGCATCGGCATCTTGGGGGAATACCTCGCGGTGGTGGTCAAGGAAGTGAAGAAGCGCCCGGTGGCCGTGGTGGCGGAGGTGACGGAGGAAAATTCAAATCGAGGGTGA
- a CDS encoding glycerate kinase, translating into MRILLALDKFKGSLTAKQAADAVTRGLQRGGVDADIEICPIADGGEGFTEAIITALGGQWQEAPAHDAQGRPVMARYGLIRHDDHLEAIMEMSAASGLALVNDLPLDPATASTAGTGEMMLHAMQHGAQRILIGIGGSATNDGGTGMASVLGCQFLGENEQPVGRLPGDLDKVRRIAKERMLNCEVVVACDVSNPLLGEHGCTQVYGPQKGVKDVAYFEGRMTRLADMVTRDLGCDHRNNSGAGAAGGLGFGLMSFCGAQLKCGFDLVADVTGLLERVKRADIVITGEGKLDAQTLHGKGPMGVAEMARDAGKPVIGVGGIIDDSEGLRSRFQALWQVKPEAMAIPEAVARAAELLEETVAKHSGEIVHLVRQA; encoded by the coding sequence ATGCGCATTCTGCTCGCCCTCGACAAATTCAAAGGCTCGCTCACTGCCAAGCAGGCGGCGGATGCCGTGACGCGCGGGCTGCAGCGCGGAGGGGTGGATGCGGACATCGAAATCTGCCCGATAGCCGATGGCGGTGAGGGCTTTACAGAAGCTATCATCACAGCCCTTGGCGGGCAGTGGCAGGAAGCTCCGGCCCACGATGCCCAGGGTCGGCCGGTCATGGCCCGGTACGGGCTGATCCGTCACGACGACCATCTGGAGGCCATCATGGAGATGAGCGCCGCCTCGGGGCTCGCCCTGGTGAATGACCTCCCCCTCGACCCGGCCACGGCCAGCACGGCGGGCACCGGGGAAATGATGCTGCACGCCATGCAGCACGGGGCGCAGCGGATTCTCATTGGCATTGGCGGTAGCGCCACGAATGACGGAGGCACCGGCATGGCCTCGGTGCTGGGGTGCCAGTTTCTGGGTGAAAATGAGCAGCCTGTGGGACGGCTGCCTGGGGACCTGGACAAGGTCCGCCGCATCGCCAAGGAACGCATGCTGAACTGCGAGGTCGTGGTGGCCTGCGACGTGTCCAACCCCCTTCTCGGCGAGCACGGATGCACCCAGGTGTATGGCCCGCAGAAGGGTGTGAAAGATGTGGCCTACTTCGAAGGGCGCATGACGCGGCTCGCGGACATGGTGACGCGTGACCTGGGCTGTGACCATCGCAACAACTCAGGCGCCGGCGCCGCAGGTGGTCTTGGCTTCGGCCTCATGAGCTTCTGCGGTGCGCAGCTGAAGTGCGGTTTTGATTTGGTGGCAGATGTCACTGGCCTGCTGGAGCGCGTGAAGCGGGCAGATATCGTGATTACCGGCGAGGGCAAGCTGGACGCCCAGACTCTGCACGGGAAAGGCCCCATGGGCGTGGCCGAGATGGCCCGGGATGCCGGGAAGCCCGTCATTGGCGTGGGTGGCATCATTGACGACAGCGAAGGATTGCGCAGCCGTTTCCAGGCCCTCTGGCAGGTGAAGCCGGAGGCCATGGCCATCCCCGAAGCCGTGGCGCGTGCGGCAGAACTGCTGGAGGAAACGGTGGCCAAACACAGTGGCGAGATTGTCCATCTTGTGCGCCAGGCGTAA
- a CDS encoding DUF1553 domain-containing protein, with translation MASMWAAGVPEQPDYNKHVRPILAAACFKCHGADEKQRKGKLRLDDRAAAVDKHAIVPGQPDESELVKRILTSEEDEVMPPVKEHKDLTVEQKEILRRWIAGGAEYKKHWAFIPPVKAEVPEVAGMDGSDVHAIDAFVLQRLRDEHLQPAPAAAKERWLRRVTLDLTGLPPSLEEIDAFLADGSQEAKGKVVDRLLADKNFGEHLATDWLDVARYADTYGRHEDAESAVWRYRDWVVDAFNANLPYDQFVVWQTAGDLLPNPTRSQYIATAFNRLVQQSNEAGSNEEEFRQEHVADRVKTNATAFLGLTMECARCHDHKYDPISMRDYYSFSGFFNNIDELGLFARQTAGIPSPSLLILAPGDETKLTAIQKQITEKQKELAGIRDGAKERFKSWCESNGMPGVAKPVAYYDFATLKGKKASDKKMLYDLVHPSEAPATVRQTPQAISHGENTAIRFQNDNTMEMPETVGAFRRSDAFSLAFWFENMVDQEKAVLVHRTRGALDAASRGYEVTLNHGHVEFSLAHFAPGNSIRIRSKNVLPLNQWMHLAASYDGSSKAAGLKLFLDGKPMECEVVRDNLYRDILYRKEWGDFDDSKIQDNGTPVIKLSLAWRYNDMGLKDGAFDEFMVFDRALTQPEAATLAGTATAAPERGWWDKLWGNHPMPANIDDWLDAWLRDTDDAWKKAAAQLYTLRTQEDDLINSADEIMVMREQTQPRPTHVLTRGQFDQPGDAVTPETPSALPPMAAGLPKNRLGLAQWMVDRQNPLTARVAVNRMWQHFFGMGLVATQEDFGIQGELPSHPELLDWLACDFMEHGWDMKRLCRMIVLSQTYGQSAIPADRALESNDPQNRLLARGPRHRMTAEEVRDTALVVSGLLMRASGGAPVKPYQPEGLYEDSGIQAHYTQDHGDSLWRRSLYTFRKRTMPPPNMIVFDAPSREFCRVRRECTNTPLQALTLLNDPQFLESCRVCAEHELQQHPRDLDACIAESFRRWTSRAPKAEELAVLRKLFDEERAWYAAHPQEAADVRRANGEAAVDASLPDADVAALTAVERALLCDDETLVIQ, from the coding sequence ATGGCATCGATGTGGGCGGCGGGAGTGCCCGAGCAACCGGACTACAACAAGCACGTCCGGCCCATCCTGGCAGCGGCCTGCTTCAAATGTCACGGCGCCGATGAAAAGCAGCGTAAAGGCAAGCTGAGGCTGGATGACCGCGCCGCTGCCGTGGACAAGCACGCCATCGTGCCCGGCCAGCCGGACGAGAGCGAGTTGGTCAAACGCATCCTCACTTCCGAAGAAGATGAGGTGATGCCCCCAGTAAAGGAGCACAAGGACCTCACGGTGGAGCAAAAGGAAATCCTGCGCCGCTGGATTGCCGGGGGTGCGGAATATAAGAAGCACTGGGCCTTCATCCCGCCGGTGAAAGCTGAGGTGCCGGAGGTTGCCGGGATGGACGGCTCCGACGTGCATGCCATCGATGCCTTTGTACTGCAGCGTCTCCGTGACGAGCATCTGCAGCCTGCCCCTGCGGCGGCGAAGGAGCGCTGGCTGCGGCGGGTGACTCTGGACCTCACGGGCCTTCCGCCTTCGCTGGAGGAAATCGATGCCTTCCTCGCGGATGGCTCACAAGAGGCCAAGGGCAAGGTGGTAGACCGTCTGCTGGCGGACAAAAACTTCGGCGAGCATCTGGCGACGGACTGGCTGGATGTGGCGCGGTATGCGGACACGTACGGGCGCCACGAAGACGCGGAATCCGCTGTGTGGCGCTATCGCGACTGGGTGGTGGATGCCTTCAACGCAAACCTGCCGTACGACCAGTTTGTCGTCTGGCAGACGGCAGGAGACCTTCTGCCCAATCCCACGCGTTCGCAGTATATCGCCACGGCGTTCAACCGTCTCGTGCAGCAGTCCAATGAGGCGGGGAGCAATGAAGAGGAGTTCCGCCAGGAGCACGTGGCGGATCGCGTGAAGACGAATGCCACCGCCTTCCTGGGCCTCACCATGGAGTGCGCTCGCTGCCATGATCACAAGTATGACCCGATCTCCATGCGGGACTACTACAGCTTCTCCGGCTTCTTTAATAACATCGATGAGCTCGGCCTCTTCGCGCGGCAGACGGCGGGCATCCCATCCCCTTCGCTGCTCATCCTGGCTCCCGGGGACGAGACAAAGCTGACGGCGATCCAAAAGCAGATCACGGAAAAGCAGAAGGAACTGGCTGGCATTCGTGATGGCGCGAAGGAGCGCTTCAAGAGCTGGTGTGAGTCCAATGGCATGCCTGGCGTGGCCAAACCGGTGGCGTATTATGATTTCGCCACGCTCAAGGGGAAGAAGGCCTCAGACAAGAAGATGCTCTATGATCTGGTGCATCCGAGTGAAGCTCCCGCCACCGTGAGACAGACTCCGCAGGCGATTTCCCACGGCGAGAATACCGCCATCCGCTTCCAGAATGACAACACCATGGAAATGCCGGAGACGGTGGGAGCCTTCCGTCGGAGTGATGCGTTCTCACTTGCGTTCTGGTTCGAGAACATGGTGGACCAAGAGAAGGCGGTGCTGGTGCATCGCACACGCGGCGCGCTGGATGCGGCCTCACGTGGTTATGAGGTCACGCTCAATCATGGACACGTGGAGTTTTCCCTGGCGCACTTCGCTCCGGGAAACTCCATCCGCATTCGCAGCAAGAATGTCCTGCCGCTGAATCAGTGGATGCATCTGGCGGCGAGCTATGATGGATCGAGCAAGGCCGCGGGTCTTAAGCTCTTTCTCGATGGCAAGCCGATGGAGTGTGAGGTGGTGCGTGATAACCTGTATCGCGACATCCTGTATCGGAAGGAGTGGGGTGATTTTGATGACTCCAAGATTCAGGACAACGGCACGCCGGTGATCAAGCTGTCGCTCGCATGGCGGTATAATGATATGGGGCTGAAGGATGGCGCCTTTGATGAGTTCATGGTCTTTGACCGCGCGCTCACCCAGCCGGAAGCAGCGACCCTCGCCGGCACCGCGACCGCGGCGCCGGAGCGAGGCTGGTGGGACAAGCTTTGGGGGAATCATCCCATGCCGGCGAACATCGACGACTGGCTCGATGCCTGGCTGCGCGACACGGATGATGCGTGGAAGAAGGCCGCCGCCCAGCTGTACACGCTTCGCACGCAGGAGGATGATCTGATCAATAGTGCGGATGAAATCATGGTCATGCGTGAGCAGACACAGCCGCGCCCGACGCATGTGCTGACACGGGGACAATTTGATCAGCCGGGAGATGCAGTCACTCCAGAGACGCCTTCCGCGCTTCCTCCCATGGCCGCGGGTTTGCCCAAGAACAGGCTCGGTCTCGCGCAGTGGATGGTGGATCGGCAGAATCCCCTGACGGCACGTGTGGCGGTGAACCGGATGTGGCAGCACTTCTTCGGCATGGGACTGGTGGCCACGCAGGAGGACTTTGGGATTCAGGGGGAATTGCCTTCCCACCCTGAGCTGCTGGACTGGCTGGCGTGTGACTTCATGGAGCATGGCTGGGACATGAAGCGCCTGTGCCGCATGATCGTGCTCTCGCAAACGTATGGTCAGAGCGCGATACCCGCGGACCGCGCGCTGGAAAGCAATGACCCGCAGAACCGGCTGCTCGCCCGAGGCCCGCGCCATCGCATGACTGCGGAAGAGGTCCGGGACACCGCGCTGGTGGTGAGTGGTCTGTTGATGCGGGCCAGCGGTGGCGCGCCGGTGAAGCCGTATCAGCCGGAGGGACTGTATGAGGACTCCGGCATCCAGGCGCACTACACGCAGGATCATGGCGACAGTCTCTGGCGTCGCAGTCTCTACACCTTCCGCAAGCGCACCATGCCTCCGCCGAACATGATTGTGTTCGATGCTCCCTCGCGTGAGTTCTGCCGTGTGCGGCGTGAGTGCACGAACACGCCCCTGCAAGCGCTGACGCTGTTGAATGATCCGCAGTTCCTGGAGAGCTGCCGGGTGTGCGCCGAGCACGAGTTGCAGCAGCATCCCCGCGATCTGGATGCCTGCATCGCGGAATCCTTCCGCCGCTGGACTTCACGAGCCCCGAAGGCAGAGGAGCTGGCGGTGCTGCGAAAGTTGTTTGATGAAGAACGCGCGTGGTATGCGGCGCATCCCCAGGAGGCAGCCGACGTGCGCCGTGCCAACGGCGAGGCGGCGGTGGATGCATCCCTGCCGGATGCGGATGTCGCGGCGCTGACAGCCGTGGAGCGCGCGCTCCTGTGTGATGATGAAACGCTTGTGATCCAGTGA
- a CDS encoding DUF1501 domain-containing protein encodes MNPALNRRHFLNRLTQGLGGIALADLLGGVAHAAGEGTPGLPGFPHFPPKVKRVIFMFMSGGMTQHETFDYKPELQKRLGQELPDSYKSGRQALLGMSGNQAQFPLVGSAFKFAQHGQSGAWVSEALPHLAKMADDICFIKSMKSDAVNHDPAMTFMHTGAQLPGRPSMGAWVTYGLGSENANLPSFVVLVSKSGFDQPLSTRLWDSGFLPSQYQGVQFRAAKDAVLYLGNPKGATQENTRHILNAMQSLAKVKDGPETEIHARMEQFEMAFRMQTSIPGVTDLSGEPDSVFEMYGPESRKPGSFASNCILARRLAEKGVRFVQLFQPNWDMHGHIVRDLTKSTTIVDQPAAALLQDLKQRDMLKDTLVVFGTEFGRTPYSQGRLRGDPPDYGREHHRDCFTMWMAGGGVRGGITHGASDELGFGVAQDPVTVNDLHATMLHLLGVDHERFTYRFQGRDFRLTDVAGNVVRPILA; translated from the coding sequence ATGAACCCCGCGCTCAATCGCCGCCATTTCCTGAACCGTCTCACCCAGGGGCTGGGTGGCATCGCGCTGGCGGATCTCCTGGGTGGAGTGGCTCATGCGGCAGGGGAGGGCACGCCGGGATTGCCCGGCTTTCCCCACTTCCCGCCGAAGGTGAAGCGGGTGATCTTCATGTTCATGAGCGGGGGCATGACCCAGCATGAGACCTTTGACTACAAGCCAGAGTTGCAGAAGCGCTTGGGACAGGAGTTGCCTGATTCCTACAAGAGCGGAAGGCAGGCCCTGCTGGGCATGTCCGGCAACCAGGCTCAGTTCCCGCTGGTAGGGTCGGCGTTCAAGTTTGCCCAGCATGGCCAGAGCGGTGCGTGGGTGAGTGAGGCCCTCCCTCATCTGGCGAAGATGGCGGATGACATCTGCTTCATCAAAAGCATGAAGTCGGACGCGGTGAATCATGATCCCGCGATGACCTTCATGCACACCGGCGCGCAGTTGCCGGGACGTCCCAGCATGGGAGCCTGGGTCACGTACGGGCTCGGCAGTGAGAATGCGAACCTGCCTTCCTTCGTGGTGCTGGTGAGCAAGAGTGGCTTCGACCAGCCGCTTTCCACGCGCTTGTGGGACAGTGGATTCCTGCCTTCGCAGTATCAGGGCGTGCAGTTCCGCGCGGCGAAGGATGCCGTGCTGTACCTGGGCAATCCCAAGGGTGCGACACAGGAGAACACGAGGCATATCCTCAATGCCATGCAGTCGCTGGCGAAGGTGAAGGATGGTCCCGAGACGGAAATCCACGCGCGCATGGAGCAGTTTGAGATGGCCTTCCGCATGCAGACCTCCATCCCCGGCGTCACGGATCTCTCGGGTGAACCAGACAGCGTTTTTGAAATGTATGGCCCAGAGTCGCGCAAGCCGGGCAGCTTCGCTTCAAACTGCATCCTGGCGCGTCGGTTGGCCGAGAAGGGCGTGCGTTTTGTGCAGCTCTTCCAGCCGAACTGGGACATGCACGGTCACATTGTGCGTGATTTGACGAAGAGCACCACCATTGTGGACCAACCCGCTGCCGCGCTCCTGCAGGATCTCAAGCAGCGTGATATGCTGAAGGACACACTGGTGGTCTTCGGCACGGAGTTTGGCCGCACGCCCTACAGCCAGGGCCGTCTGCGTGGGGATCCTCCGGACTATGGCCGTGAGCATCATCGCGACTGTTTCACCATGTGGATGGCGGGCGGCGGGGTGCGTGGAGGTATCACGCATGGCGCCTCGGATGAACTCGGTTTCGGTGTGGCCCAGGATCCGGTGACTGTGAATGACCTGCATGCCACCATGCTACATCTGCTGGGGGTGGACCATGAACGGTTCACCTACCGCTTCCAGGGACGCGATTTCCGTCTCACGGATGTGGCGGGAAATGTCGTGCGCCCGATTCTTGCGTAG
- the fabD gene encoding ACP S-malonyltransferase yields the protein MSKKVVLLFAGQGAQKVGMGQDLAGASPKVKAMFDRANEVLGFNLTDTMFNGPIDELTRTSRCQPALYVHGLAVLEALKERVPSLDIAACAGLSLGEFTAHAAAGTFDFETGLKLVFQRGSFMEEACEETKGSMAALIGGEESAVRDLAAECNVDVANLNAPGQIVLSGSVEGIKQAVAKAKEKGIRKAVELTVAGAYHSRLMRSAQDKLAAVLKTTPVQMPNVPVVSNYEADVVTSDIVIKSTLERQVTGSVRWSESMQLLLKDGNDLFLELGPGGVLAGLMGRIQKGTKVLTIEDVASLDAAVAELGA from the coding sequence ATGAGCAAGAAAGTCGTGTTGTTGTTTGCCGGTCAGGGCGCGCAGAAGGTGGGCATGGGCCAGGATCTCGCCGGCGCCTCCCCGAAGGTGAAGGCCATGTTTGACCGCGCCAACGAAGTGCTCGGCTTCAACCTCACGGACACGATGTTCAACGGTCCGATTGATGAGCTCACACGCACCTCGCGCTGCCAGCCCGCGCTGTATGTGCACGGCCTTGCCGTTCTGGAAGCGCTGAAGGAGCGTGTGCCTTCCCTCGATATCGCCGCATGTGCAGGACTTTCGCTGGGGGAATTCACCGCCCATGCCGCGGCGGGCACCTTTGATTTCGAAACCGGCCTCAAGCTGGTGTTCCAGCGCGGCAGCTTCATGGAAGAAGCTTGTGAAGAGACGAAGGGCAGCATGGCCGCGCTCATTGGCGGTGAAGAGTCCGCCGTGCGTGACCTCGCCGCCGAGTGCAATGTGGATGTGGCAAACCTGAACGCGCCGGGACAGATTGTGCTGAGCGGCAGCGTCGAAGGCATCAAGCAGGCTGTGGCGAAGGCGAAGGAGAAGGGCATTCGCAAAGCGGTGGAACTCACCGTGGCCGGCGCTTATCACAGTCGCCTCATGAGGTCCGCACAGGACAAGCTGGCCGCCGTGCTGAAGACCACTCCGGTGCAGATGCCGAACGTGCCGGTGGTCAGCAACTACGAAGCGGATGTCGTGACGAGCGACATCGTGATCAAAAGCACGCTGGAGCGCCAAGTCACCGGCTCCGTGCGCTGGTCCGAGTCCATGCAGCTTTTGTTGAAGGATGGAAACGACCTATTCCTCGAGCTCGGACCCGGCGGCGTACTCGCAGGCCTGATGGGCCGCATTCAAAAGGGCACGAAGGTGCTGACGATTGAGGACGTCGCGAGCCTGGACGCGGCGGTGGCGGAGCTGGGTGCGTAA